One window of the Desulfovibrio sp. genome contains the following:
- a CDS encoding 3-isopropylmalate dehydratase large subunit, translating to MAQTLAQKILQAHTDEAVEQDGQIVQCRVSMVLANDITGPLAIESFRGMGAKKVFDRNKIALVMDHFTPQKDIDSANQVLISRKFAEEQGIVHYYEGGDCGVEHTLLPEQGLVGPGDLVIGADSHTCTYGGIGAFATGMGSTDIAAAMALGETWLKVPPTIRVNIRGHMPKWLRGKDLMLMLIGAIGVDGALYKALEFGGSVVEDLSVEGRLSMANMAIEAGGKVGLFAVDAKTRAYCAEHKRPGVMDNMAADHGAHYDRVVELDVTGKEPVVACPHIPSNVKPVSEVRNTAVQQVIIGSCTNGRISDMRDAAEILRGRKVDKSVRCIVLPSTPTVWKQCLKEGLIETFMDAGCIVGPCTCGPCLGGHMGILGDGERAVATTNRNFKGRMGSLNSEVYLASPLVAAATAVTGFVAGPDQL from the coding sequence ATGGCTCAAACGCTTGCGCAGAAAATTTTGCAAGCTCATACGGACGAAGCTGTGGAGCAGGACGGGCAGATTGTTCAGTGCCGCGTGTCCATGGTGCTTGCCAATGACATTACCGGCCCGCTTGCCATCGAGTCTTTTCGCGGCATGGGCGCGAAAAAGGTTTTTGATCGCAACAAGATTGCCCTTGTCATGGATCACTTTACCCCGCAAAAAGATATCGATTCCGCCAATCAGGTGCTGATCAGCCGCAAGTTTGCCGAAGAACAGGGCATTGTTCACTACTATGAGGGCGGTGACTGCGGCGTGGAGCACACCCTCTTGCCCGAACAGGGGCTCGTGGGCCCCGGCGATCTGGTCATCGGGGCCGACAGCCATACCTGCACGTACGGCGGTATCGGGGCTTTTGCCACCGGCATGGGCTCCACCGACATTGCGGCGGCCATGGCTCTCGGCGAGACCTGGCTCAAGGTTCCGCCCACCATCCGCGTGAATATCCGGGGCCATATGCCCAAGTGGCTGCGCGGCAAAGACCTTATGCTCATGCTCATCGGCGCCATCGGCGTTGACGGCGCGCTGTACAAGGCCCTGGAATTCGGCGGCTCCGTGGTGGAAGACCTCTCTGTCGAAGGACGCCTGAGCATGGCCAACATGGCCATCGAGGCGGGCGGCAAGGTGGGCCTTTTTGCCGTGGACGCCAAAACCCGCGCCTACTGCGCCGAGCACAAGCGTCCCGGCGTGATGGACAATATGGCCGCCGACCACGGCGCGCACTATGATCGCGTGGTGGAGCTGGACGTCACGGGCAAGGAGCCTGTGGTGGCCTGTCCGCACATACCCTCCAATGTGAAGCCTGTGTCTGAAGTGCGCAACACTGCCGTGCAGCAGGTCATCATCGGTTCCTGCACCAATGGCCGCATCAGCGACATGCGCGACGCCGCCGAGATTCTGCGCGGCCGCAAGGTGGACAAGAGCGTGCGCTGCATAGTGCTGCCCTCCACGCCCACAGTGTGGAAGCAGTGCCTCAAGGAAGGCCTCATCGAGACCTTTATGGACGCGGGCTGCATCGTGGGCCCCTGCACCTGCGGCCCCTGCCTTGGCGGCCACATGGGCATCCTTGGCGACGGCGAACGCGCGGTGGCCACTACCAACCGCAACTTTAAGGGCCGTATGGGCAGCCTGAACTCGGAAGTCTATCTGGCCAGCCCCCTGGTGGCCGCAGCCACGGCCGTGACCGGCTTTGTGGCAGGGCCCGATCAGCTGTAG
- a CDS encoding 2-isopropylmalate synthase, which yields MNNRVFFFDTTLRDGEQSPGATMNLQEKLRLAHQLEVLGVDIMEAGFPASSPGDFESVQRIAAQAGDIQVAGLARCVAGDIDRCWDAIKVAKNPRIHIFLSTSPLHMQHKLRKDPAEVLKMAVDGVKRCAQHTSNVEFSCEDFSRSESEFVCRVVEAAINAGATTINLPDTVGYAQPAEYAALIDHVIRNTPNSDKAVFSVHCHNDLGLGVANTLAALRVGVRQVEVTLNGIGERAGNTSLEEVVMNLSVRKDFFGLEHNIVTEQLYPSCRLLSMTIGQPIPTNKAIVGANAFAHESGIHQDGMLKNRETYEIMTPQSVGRTESNLVIGKHSGRNAVRNKFENMGYTLDDEQLNLVFEAVKQLADRKKTLHDDDLMALVQEEVYRMPDRFRLRHVSVQSSDAGGVPPTAAVIMDVDGIESSSAGFGVGPVDALFNVIADMVGREPQLEQYAINAVTGGTDALGEVTVRLREGEFSAVGRGTHPDIFVASARAYVNALNHLFKKEEDGPRLHCQHG from the coding sequence ATGAATAACCGCGTCTTTTTTTTCGATACCACCTTGCGCGACGGCGAACAGTCGCCCGGCGCAACCATGAACCTGCAGGAAAAGTTGCGTCTGGCCCATCAGCTTGAGGTGCTTGGCGTGGACATTATGGAAGCGGGCTTTCCCGCCTCCAGCCCCGGCGATTTTGAATCCGTACAGCGCATCGCGGCCCAGGCCGGCGACATCCAGGTGGCCGGGCTTGCCCGCTGCGTGGCTGGCGATATCGACCGCTGCTGGGACGCCATCAAGGTCGCCAAGAACCCGCGCATCCACATCTTTCTTTCCACTTCTCCCTTGCACATGCAGCACAAGCTGCGCAAAGACCCCGCCGAAGTGCTGAAAATGGCTGTGGACGGAGTCAAACGCTGCGCGCAGCACACCAGCAATGTGGAATTTTCCTGCGAGGACTTTTCGCGTTCCGAGTCGGAATTTGTCTGCCGCGTCGTGGAGGCCGCCATCAATGCCGGAGCCACCACGATCAATCTCCCCGACACCGTGGGCTACGCGCAGCCAGCCGAATATGCGGCCCTTATCGATCATGTGATCCGCAACACGCCCAACAGCGACAAGGCCGTCTTCAGCGTGCACTGCCACAATGACCTGGGCCTTGGCGTGGCCAACACCCTGGCTGCGCTCAGGGTTGGCGTGCGTCAGGTCGAGGTGACCCTCAATGGCATTGGCGAGCGCGCTGGCAACACCTCCCTTGAAGAGGTGGTCATGAACCTGAGCGTACGCAAAGACTTCTTTGGCCTGGAGCACAATATCGTCACCGAGCAGCTTTACCCCTCGTGCCGCCTGCTTTCCATGACCATCGGCCAGCCCATTCCCACCAACAAGGCCATTGTTGGGGCCAACGCCTTTGCGCACGAATCGGGCATCCATCAGGACGGCATGCTCAAGAATCGCGAGACGTATGAAATCATGACGCCGCAGTCCGTGGGCCGCACCGAGAGCAATCTTGTCATCGGCAAGCATTCGGGCCGCAATGCCGTGCGCAACAAGTTCGAAAATATGGGTTATACGCTGGACGACGAGCAGCTCAATCTCGTGTTTGAAGCTGTGAAGCAGTTGGCCGACCGCAAGAAAACCCTGCACGACGACGACCTCATGGCCCTTGTGCAGGAAGAAGTGTACCGCATGCCCGACCGCTTCCGTTTGCGGCATGTGAGCGTGCAGAGTTCCGACGCGGGCGGCGTGCCGCCCACGGCTGCCGTTATTATGGATGTTGACGGCATCGAGAGCAGCAGCGCGGGCTTTGGTGTGGGGCCGGTGGATGCGCTGTTCAACGTCATTGCCGATATGGTGGGCCGCGAACCCCAGCTTGAGCAGTATGCCATCAACGCCGTTACCGGCGGTACGGACGCCCTGGGCGAAGTGACCGTGCGCCTGCGCGAAGGCGAATTCAGCGCAGTGGGGCGTGGTACGCACCCTGACATTTTTGTGGCCAGCGCCAGAGCCTACGTCAATGCGTTGAACCATCTTTTCAAAAAGGAAGAGGATGGGCCGCGCCTGCATTGCCAGCATGGCTAG